From a single Helicovermis profundi genomic region:
- a CDS encoding putative glycoside hydrolase has translation MKKVRIGIISFFVVVVAFVLVFKITADNKKSEALEKMRSETSILIKLDKEIRIIEKNNEENILKYIEEARKERAEKVKKYIIENTYYIKSNNVRATLINNSSSEFTVFNKGDTLVLINGEDPSNVVVRKKYNDLLEYTLDTKYITKDLSEMIHKKYKNVDYQKFDKTKGYPDNPYVNVKGVYVTGHSASTKRIDKLIDLAKNTDINTFVIDVKDDNGNLLFYSKDAENITPVANKVTYIKDIESFVKKLKDNNIYLIARIVSFKSPRYAKEHRDRAITYQNSSQLYVNNGMIWSSPYDRKLWEYNVQIAKDAAKVGFNEIQFDYVRFPASGGGKLDKNLDYKNLLNENKTEAIQNFLKYAYKELSPYHVYISADVFGWSASTSGDVGIGQQWEALSNVADVISPMIYPSHYGEGNYGLSVPDAFPYETVDRCVKDAIKRDENLVTPAKIRPWIQDFTAPWVKGHIKYGDNEVRLQIKALKDNNINEYILWNSGNYYHEGALTN, from the coding sequence GTGAAAAAAGTTAGAATAGGTATTATTAGTTTCTTTGTAGTAGTAGTTGCATTTGTATTAGTTTTTAAGATTACAGCAGATAATAAGAAGTCAGAAGCACTTGAAAAAATGAGAAGTGAAACGAGTATACTTATTAAACTTGATAAAGAAATTAGAATAATAGAAAAAAATAATGAAGAAAATATTTTAAAATATATTGAAGAGGCAAGAAAAGAAAGAGCAGAAAAAGTTAAAAAATATATAATAGAAAATACCTATTATATAAAATCAAATAACGTTAGAGCTACTTTAATCAACAATAGTTCAAGCGAATTTACTGTATTTAATAAAGGGGATACATTAGTTCTTATTAATGGTGAAGATCCATCTAATGTAGTTGTTAGAAAAAAATATAATGATTTATTAGAATACACATTAGATACAAAATATATTACAAAAGATTTATCAGAAATGATTCATAAAAAATACAAAAATGTTGATTATCAAAAATTTGATAAGACTAAAGGATACCCAGATAATCCCTACGTAAATGTTAAAGGTGTATATGTAACTGGGCACAGTGCATCAACTAAAAGAATTGATAAATTGATTGATCTTGCTAAAAATACGGATATTAATACTTTTGTAATTGATGTAAAAGATGATAATGGAAATTTATTGTTTTATTCAAAAGATGCAGAAAATATTACTCCAGTCGCTAATAAAGTGACTTATATTAAAGATATTGAAAGTTTTGTAAAAAAATTAAAAGATAATAATATCTATTTAATTGCAAGGATTGTATCATTTAAATCTCCAAGATATGCAAAAGAACATAGAGATAGAGCCATTACTTATCAAAATTCTTCTCAGTTATACGTAAATAATGGAATGATATGGTCGTCTCCATATGATAGAAAACTTTGGGAGTATAATGTTCAGATTGCAAAGGATGCAGCAAAAGTTGGATTTAATGAAATTCAATTTGATTATGTAAGGTTTCCAGCATCTGGTGGTGGTAAATTAGATAAAAATTTAGATTATAAGAATTTACTTAATGAAAACAAGACTGAAGCAATACAAAATTTTTTAAAGTATGCATATAAGGAATTAAGTCCATACCATGTTTATATTTCTGCTGATGTATTTGGATGGAGTGCTTCAACTAGTGGTGATGTAGGAATTGGTCAGCAATGGGAAGCTCTGTCAAATGTAGCTGATGTTATTTCACCAATGATTTATCCAAGTCATTATGGAGAAGGAAATTATGGTTTATCTGTTCCAGATGCATTTCCATATGAAACTGTTGATAGATGCGTGAAAGATGCAATAAAAAGAGACGAAAATTTAGTAACTCCAGCAAAAATTAGACCTTGGATTCAGGATTTTACAGCACCTTGGGTAAAAGGTCATATCAAGTATGGTGATAATGAAGTAAGACTTCAGATTAAAGCCTTAAAAGATAATAATATTAATGAATATATTCTTTGGAATTCTGGAAATTATTATCATGAAGGTGCGTTAACAAATTAA
- a CDS encoding nitroreductase family protein, with product MKFLKILEKRKSIREYKSKKLSDSHFDLIDSLSNNLPNAVKNQGLEVNIFKDGSIISEKLDGIIGYHGIMIKAPHYLLIFGDENEVAYKMTGYLGEWLVLKLTKEDIGTCWIDVGANDRLIKEKLNLVSHKSVLGIIALGYPKSDARVSSIYAENDDKLISENRKGYPNTDIEYKDNIVSRRKPIEDIVFLSKWGNKITAEELDTRNYDEVFYYMRLAPSWTNRQPWKFILDGTKIILYIESSEQENNNYELIESGIAMLYFEVAMHGQGIPGYWNLEKLEDEKKYGAPDNYYYIGYYTF from the coding sequence ATGAAATTTTTAAAAATACTTGAAAAAAGAAAGTCAATTAGGGAATATAAAAGTAAAAAATTGTCCGATTCTCATTTTGATTTAATTGACTCACTTTCAAATAATTTACCAAATGCAGTTAAAAATCAAGGATTAGAAGTTAACATTTTTAAGGATGGAAGTATTATTTCTGAAAAACTTGATGGAATTATAGGATATCATGGTATTATGATTAAAGCACCACATTACCTTCTTATTTTTGGAGACGAAAATGAAGTAGCTTATAAAATGACAGGTTATTTAGGAGAATGGTTAGTATTAAAGCTTACCAAAGAAGATATTGGAACATGCTGGATTGATGTAGGTGCAAATGACAGATTAATTAAAGAAAAACTTAATTTAGTATCACATAAATCAGTACTTGGAATAATAGCGCTTGGTTATCCTAAATCTGATGCAAGAGTGTCTTCAATTTACGCAGAAAATGACGATAAACTAATTTCTGAAAATAGAAAAGGGTACCCAAACACAGATATTGAGTATAAAGACAATATTGTAAGTAGAAGAAAACCTATTGAGGATATTGTATTTTTATCTAAATGGGGCAATAAAATTACTGCTGAAGAATTAGATACTAGAAATTATGATGAAGTATTTTATTATATGAGACTTGCTCCATCTTGGACAAATAGACAGCCATGGAAATTTATTTTAGATGGAACAAAAATTATATTATATATTGAAAGTTCAGAGCAAGAGAATAATAATTATGAATTGATTGAATCAGGAATAGCTATGCTTTATTTTGAAGTAGCTATGCATGGGCAAGGTATTCCAGGATACTGGAATTTAGAAAAATTAGAGGATGAGAAAAAATATGGTGCTCCAGATAATTATTATTATATTGGGTATTATACTTTTTAA
- a CDS encoding MBL fold metallo-hydrolase RNA specificity domain-containing protein — MKITFLGAAKTVTGSCYKVDTSDLSFLVDCGQFQGVNEEQNNTPEFEFDPKKIDFMLLTHAHIDHSGRIPLLTKNGFTGKIFCTRPTSDLCSLLLKDSAHIHEEDAIWDNKKRQRAGLPLIEPLYSIDDAYVALQYFYPVNYDKKIEINDNISVRFNEAGHLLGSSFIEIWIKEDNETKKIVFSGDLGSSGNALLNPLKPLSNSDYLVIESTYGNRIHENIDLRMKQLINAIDKTIEKGGTIIIPSFAIGRTQEVIYELKEYYIKNYGIKKFLEIPIYIDSPLAINSTKVFKENHIYLKESISKKYDQGQDPLSFKNIRYLESIKASSKLNHSSEPKVIISASGMCDAGRIQHHLKHYLWKPTTTVIFIGYQGIGTLGREILNGFDNVEILDETIKVNAQIYSISGFSGHADKNMLLDWTNHIEDLKKIIIVHGESDSQNELKNELEKQKNVDIIIPKLFDEVIL, encoded by the coding sequence ATGAAAATTACATTTTTAGGTGCTGCAAAAACAGTTACAGGATCTTGCTATAAAGTTGATACTAGTGATCTAAGTTTTTTAGTTGATTGCGGACAATTTCAAGGTGTAAATGAAGAACAAAATAATACACCTGAATTTGAATTTGATCCTAAAAAAATTGATTTTATGCTCTTAACTCATGCTCATATTGATCATAGTGGAAGGATACCTCTTCTCACTAAAAATGGATTTACAGGTAAAATCTTTTGTACAAGGCCTACTTCCGATTTATGTTCTCTACTACTCAAAGATAGCGCTCATATTCACGAAGAAGATGCAATTTGGGATAATAAAAAAAGACAAAGAGCAGGACTACCATTAATAGAACCTTTATACAGTATTGATGATGCTTACGTTGCTCTTCAGTATTTTTATCCAGTAAACTATGATAAAAAAATTGAGATTAATGACAATATAAGTGTTCGTTTTAATGAAGCAGGACATTTACTAGGTTCATCCTTTATTGAAATATGGATTAAAGAAGATAACGAAACTAAAAAAATCGTTTTTTCAGGTGATCTTGGATCAAGTGGAAATGCACTTCTTAATCCTTTAAAACCGCTAAGTAATTCAGATTATTTGGTTATCGAATCCACCTATGGAAATAGAATTCATGAAAATATTGATCTTAGAATGAAACAACTAATTAATGCAATTGATAAGACAATTGAAAAAGGTGGAACAATAATAATCCCTTCTTTTGCAATTGGAAGAACTCAAGAAGTTATTTATGAATTAAAAGAATACTATATTAAAAATTATGGAATTAAAAAATTCTTAGAAATACCAATTTATATAGATTCACCTTTAGCTATAAACTCTACAAAAGTATTTAAAGAAAATCACATTTATTTAAAAGAAAGCATTTCGAAAAAATATGACCAAGGTCAAGATCCACTAAGTTTTAAAAACATTAGATATCTTGAGTCAATAAAAGCTTCAAGTAAATTAAATCATTCATCTGAACCCAAAGTTATTATTTCAGCAAGTGGAATGTGCGATGCTGGTAGAATTCAGCACCATTTAAAACACTATCTATGGAAACCTACTACAACAGTTATTTTTATTGGTTACCAAGGAATAGGAACACTCGGACGAGAAATATTAAACGGTTTTGATAATGTAGAGATTTTAGATGAAACTATTAAAGTTAATGCTCAAATTTATAGCATATCAGGATTTAGTGGTCATGCTGATAAAAACATGCTACTTGATTGGACTAATCATATTGAAGATTTAAAAAAAATAATTATAGTCCATGGTGAGTCTGACTCACAAAATGAATTAAAAAATGAACTTGAAAAGCAAAAAAATGTTGATATTATCATACCTAAACTATTTGATGAAGTCATTCTTTAA
- a CDS encoding MarR family winged helix-turn-helix transcriptional regulator, which translates to MQAQLYNKEVSTINNNSININELEKKIKNQENYHFIKEISVISRYSHIYLKNNLKGYDLGSGQFMHLMVLYRNPNINQDTLSKIINIDKGTTAKVVKKLLENGYITRIPSENDKRSYNLNLTEKALKLKKETSKIKKNWNSIILNNISQNDFEIFIKTLNTISENAIKYHEENRCEHGK; encoded by the coding sequence TTGCAAGCGCAACTATATAATAAGGAGGTAAGTACAATTAATAACAATAGTATCAATATTAACGAGTTAGAAAAAAAAATAAAGAATCAAGAAAACTATCATTTTATTAAAGAAATTTCTGTAATTTCAAGATATAGCCATATTTATCTTAAAAACAACCTTAAAGGCTATGATTTAGGAAGTGGCCAGTTTATGCACTTAATGGTTTTATATAGAAATCCCAACATTAATCAAGATACTTTATCTAAAATAATAAATATAGATAAAGGAACTACTGCAAAAGTAGTAAAAAAGCTCCTTGAAAATGGATATATTACAAGAATACCTTCAGAAAATGATAAAAGAAGCTATAACTTAAATTTAACAGAAAAAGCTTTAAAATTAAAAAAAGAAACAAGTAAAATTAAAAAAAATTGGAATAGTATTATTCTTAATAACATTAGTCAAAACGATTTTGAAATTTTCATTAAAACTTTAAATACAATTAGCGAAAACGCAATTAAATACCATGAGGAAAATAGGTGCGAACATGGAAAATAG
- a CDS encoding MATE family efflux transporter, translating to MENRNKMLSEEKINKLLLRLSLPATIGMTVNALYNVIDTIFIGWGVGPLAIGGLTIAFPIQMLIMAIAQMIGIGAASAISRSLGAGNKEKADYYAGNSYVLVVIIALVFSILGSIFIVPLLKLFGATPTLMPYAKDYLTIILLGSTFFSFAVSSNNLVRSEGNAKVAMVSMIIGTGLNIILDPILIFGFHMGIKGAALATIISQFMSFLYIVKYMYSGKSMLNIMPHHLKLKGEYVIEIITVGLPSFVRQVGGSFLAIILNHSLAFYGGDIAIATYGIINRLIMFLFMPMFGVVQGLQPIAGFNYGAKKYDRVNEVIKLSIKTLIVFASTGALLAFSFPKYAFMIFTDNAEVISIGSYAIRFIVFMLPIVGIQIISASIFQAFGKSKPSLFLSMLRQLIIFIPLVLILPKIGNLGLTGIWLSYPLSDFISTLISGLMLKKEMKNLNTIHEKSLETQKL from the coding sequence ATGGAAAATAGAAATAAAATGTTATCTGAAGAAAAAATAAATAAATTGCTTTTAAGATTATCTCTACCTGCTACAATTGGTATGACCGTAAATGCTCTTTATAACGTAATCGATACAATCTTTATCGGTTGGGGCGTTGGACCTCTCGCAATAGGAGGACTCACTATTGCTTTTCCAATACAAATGCTTATTATGGCAATTGCCCAGATGATTGGTATAGGAGCAGCTTCTGCGATTTCAAGAAGTCTTGGAGCTGGAAATAAAGAAAAAGCTGACTACTATGCAGGAAATTCTTATGTATTAGTAGTAATAATCGCTCTAGTATTTTCAATTTTAGGTTCAATTTTTATTGTTCCTCTTCTTAAACTTTTTGGAGCAACTCCAACACTTATGCCATACGCAAAAGACTATTTAACAATAATTTTACTTGGTAGTACATTCTTCTCATTTGCAGTATCATCAAATAACTTAGTAAGATCTGAAGGAAATGCAAAAGTCGCAATGGTATCGATGATTATTGGTACTGGTCTAAATATTATACTTGACCCTATACTAATATTTGGTTTTCATATGGGAATAAAAGGAGCAGCTCTGGCAACTATTATTTCTCAATTTATGTCATTTCTATATATAGTAAAATATATGTATTCTGGAAAGAGTATGTTAAATATAATGCCACACCATTTAAAATTAAAGGGTGAATATGTAATAGAAATAATCACTGTGGGATTACCTTCATTTGTAAGACAAGTAGGAGGAAGTTTCCTTGCAATTATACTAAATCATTCATTGGCATTCTACGGCGGAGATATTGCGATAGCAACTTATGGAATTATTAATAGATTAATTATGTTCTTATTTATGCCAATGTTTGGTGTAGTACAAGGACTTCAACCTATTGCAGGCTTTAATTATGGAGCAAAAAAATACGATCGAGTAAATGAAGTAATAAAATTATCAATAAAAACTCTAATAGTTTTTGCAAGTACAGGTGCTCTACTTGCCTTTTCTTTCCCCAAATACGCATTTATGATATTTACTGATAATGCCGAAGTTATTTCAATTGGTAGCTACGCTATACGATTTATAGTATTTATGCTTCCAATAGTAGGTATTCAAATAATTAGTGCCTCAATATTTCAAGCATTTGGTAAATCAAAACCTTCACTGTTTTTATCAATGCTTAGACAGTTAATTATATTTATTCCATTAGTTCTTATCTTACCTAAAATAGGAAATTTAGGATTAACAGGAATTTGGTTATCTTATCCACTTTCAGATTTCATATCAACACTTATAAGTGGTTTAATGCTAAAAAAAGAAATGAAAAACTTAAATACAATACACGAAAAATCACTTGAAACACAAAAACTTTAA
- the truA gene encoding tRNA pseudouridine(38-40) synthase TruA has product MNYKIKIIYDGTKYKGWQRLGNGELTIQGKIEEILTKYFRINVEIIGSSRTDAGVHAAGQIANFHIDKELNLQMFLKEINHYLPEDISITTISKEDERFHSRFNVSKKVYRYRIWTSSIGDPFNRKYYYQIEDELDIDKMKSVAEVFTGIHDFTTFTNAKSKKKSMEREVYKIDIINKKSYIDVVFTGNGFLYNMIRRMMTIIIDAGLNNINAKNARRMLEAKDRSLVKYMVPAKGLMLMEIKY; this is encoded by the coding sequence ATGAATTATAAAATCAAAATTATCTATGATGGAACAAAGTATAAGGGATGGCAAAGACTTGGGAATGGAGAATTAACTATTCAAGGTAAAATTGAAGAAATTCTTACAAAATATTTTCGTATTAACGTAGAGATTATTGGAAGTTCAAGAACGGATGCGGGTGTTCATGCTGCAGGACAAATAGCAAATTTTCATATAGATAAAGAACTAAATCTACAAATGTTTTTAAAAGAAATTAATCATTATTTACCCGAAGATATTTCTATTACGACCATATCAAAGGAAGATGAAAGATTTCATTCAAGGTTTAATGTAAGTAAAAAAGTTTATAGATATAGAATTTGGACATCAAGTATAGGAGATCCCTTTAATAGAAAATATTACTATCAAATTGAGGATGAACTTGATATTGATAAAATGAAAAGCGTAGCTGAAGTTTTTACTGGAATACATGATTTTACAACATTCACTAATGCAAAATCAAAGAAGAAATCCATGGAAAGAGAAGTTTACAAAATAGATATTATTAATAAAAAAAGTTATATTGATGTTGTTTTTACAGGAAATGGATTTTTATATAATATGATTAGAAGAATGATGACTATTATAATTGATGCAGGTTTAAATAATATTAATGCTAAAAATGCAAGAAGGATGCTTGAGGCGAAAGATAGAAGTTTAGTTAAATATATGGTGCCTGCAAAAGGATTAATGTTAATGGAAATCAAATACTAA
- a CDS encoding HAD family hydrolase — MIINIPNYDEIHIKNIVFDMNGTIAENGIIDEENRLRILELSKIYKVFILTADTYGTIERYFTDTKVCVNILKSSNGTKEKKEFIEKIGKTNTIAVGNGSNDAEMIKTAKLGICIIGSEGASKKALLNSDIIFNSFKDVYKALMNTKRIIATLRE; from the coding sequence ATGATAATTAATATTCCAAATTATGATGAAATTCATATTAAAAATATTGTTTTTGATATGAATGGGACAATTGCTGAAAATGGAATTATTGATGAAGAAAATAGACTAAGAATACTTGAACTTTCAAAGATATATAAAGTTTTTATTCTTACAGCTGATACCTATGGAACTATTGAAAGATATTTTACTGATACAAAAGTGTGTGTTAATATATTAAAATCGTCGAATGGTACTAAAGAAAAAAAAGAATTTATTGAGAAAATTGGAAAAACTAATACAATTGCAGTAGGAAATGGGTCCAATGATGCTGAAATGATTAAAACAGCGAAGCTTGGTATATGTATAATTGGAAGTGAAGGTGCATCAAAAAAGGCACTACTAAATAGTGATATTATTTTTAATTCTTTTAAAGATGTATATAAAGCATTAATGAACACAAAGAGGATTATAGCTACTCTTAGAGAGTAA
- the nifJ gene encoding pyruvate:ferredoxin (flavodoxin) oxidoreductase, translated as MTKKVFKTMDGNTAAAHVAYAFTDVAAIYPITPSSPMAEYVDDWAAHGRKNIFGQTVQVSELQSEGGASGAVHGSLQAGALTTTFTASQGLLLMIPNMYKIAGELLPGVFHVSARAVASHALSIFGDHSDVMAARQTGFAQIASGSVQEVIDLAGVAHLSAIKTRVPFIHFFDGFRTSHEIQKVELIDYSEYARLVDYDAVNEFRKRALNPEHPVTRGTAQNPDIFFQAREACNSYYDRIPEIVEDYMKEISKVTGREYGLFDYTGAKDAENIIIAMGSVTESAEETVDYLSAKGEKVGLVKVRLFRPFAPKYLFDIMPKTVKKIAVLDRTKEPGSIGEPLYQDIRTAYYDVENSPIIVGGRYGLGSKDTTPSQIKAVFDMLNGEPKNNFTIGINDDVTHLSLEEKEYIVTEKPGTVRCKFWGLGSDGTVGANKNAIKIIGDNTDMYAQGYFSYDSKKSGGVTISHLRFGKEKIQSTYLIDEADYVACHNQAYVDQYEILKGLKKGGTFVLNCKWNDEEVEKNLPSNLKNYIAKNEIKMYTIDATKIAVEIGLGNRINMIMQAAFFNLADVIPVEDAVKYLKEAIAKTYGKKGQNIVDMNHKAVDLGLTAVKEFKVPSSWATAMDAPKEENKKERPDFIKNILEPINRQEGDLLPVSTFKDIEDGTFENGSAAYEKRGIAVNVPEWLVDNCIQCNQCSFVCPHAAIRPFLLTEEEVKNAPEGFEVKKAMGKGLEGLSYKIQVSTLDCTGCGNCVDICPSKNKAIVMKPLDTQVAKEVSNWDYAVSLPVKDDKMPLTTVKGSQFAQPLFEFSGACAGCGETPYMKAVTQLYGDRMIIANATGCSSIWGASAPTTPYTKNQHGNGPAWANSLFEDNAEYGYGMAIAVKAKVKALKSHIESLLTFGVCEESKTAFEAWLNAKTAEESKASSIEVLRILDSVKVDSDDAKKDLEFINNNKDYLIKKSMWIIGGDGWAYDIGYGGLDHVLASGENVNVLVFDTEVYSNTGGQASKATPTAAVAKFAASGMKVKKKDLGMISATYGYVYVAQVAMGADKNQFMKVLKEAESYDGPSLIIAYAPCIAHGIKAGMGKTIEREKLAVQAGYWHLWRFDPRLKEAGQNPFILDSKEPTLDFKDHLVGEVRYATLQNQFPEEAKILFAKAEKEAKERYDGYVRMAEMKY; from the coding sequence ATGACTAAAAAAGTTTTTAAAACTATGGACGGAAATACAGCTGCAGCACATGTTGCTTACGCTTTTACTGACGTAGCTGCTATTTACCCAATTACACCATCATCTCCAATGGCTGAGTATGTTGATGATTGGGCAGCACACGGAAGAAAGAATATTTTTGGACAAACAGTTCAAGTTTCAGAATTACAATCGGAAGGTGGAGCATCTGGTGCTGTTCATGGATCGCTTCAAGCGGGAGCATTAACTACAACATTTACTGCATCTCAAGGTTTACTTTTAATGATTCCTAATATGTATAAAATTGCAGGAGAATTATTACCAGGAGTATTTCATGTAAGTGCACGTGCGGTTGCATCTCATGCTTTATCAATTTTTGGTGATCACTCAGACGTAATGGCTGCAAGACAAACTGGATTTGCACAAATTGCTTCTGGTTCAGTTCAAGAAGTTATAGATTTAGCTGGAGTTGCTCATCTTTCAGCAATAAAAACAAGAGTTCCATTTATTCATTTCTTTGATGGCTTTAGAACTTCACATGAAATTCAAAAAGTTGAATTAATAGATTATAGTGAATATGCAAGATTAGTTGATTATGATGCTGTAAATGAATTTAGAAAAAGAGCACTTAATCCGGAGCATCCTGTTACTAGAGGTACAGCTCAAAATCCTGATATTTTCTTCCAAGCTAGAGAAGCTTGTAATAGTTATTATGATAGAATTCCAGAAATTGTTGAAGATTATATGAAAGAAATTTCAAAAGTTACTGGCAGAGAGTATGGCTTATTTGACTATACAGGAGCAAAAGATGCAGAAAATATTATAATTGCAATGGGTTCTGTAACTGAATCTGCTGAAGAAACTGTTGATTACTTAAGTGCTAAAGGAGAAAAAGTTGGTCTTGTTAAAGTAAGATTATTTAGACCCTTTGCTCCAAAATATTTATTTGATATTATGCCTAAAACAGTTAAGAAAATTGCAGTACTTGATAGAACAAAAGAGCCTGGCTCAATTGGAGAACCATTATATCAAGATATTAGAACTGCTTATTATGATGTAGAAAATTCACCTATAATTGTTGGTGGTAGATATGGTCTTGGTTCAAAAGATACTACACCATCGCAAATTAAAGCTGTATTTGATATGTTAAATGGTGAGCCTAAAAATAACTTTACAATTGGTATTAATGATGATGTTACTCATTTATCATTAGAAGAAAAAGAGTATATTGTAACTGAAAAACCAGGAACAGTAAGATGTAAATTCTGGGGACTTGGTTCTGATGGAACTGTTGGAGCTAATAAAAATGCAATTAAAATTATTGGTGACAATACTGATATGTATGCACAAGGTTATTTCTCGTATGATTCTAAAAAATCTGGTGGAGTAACTATTTCTCACTTAAGATTTGGTAAAGAAAAAATTCAATCAACATATTTAATTGATGAAGCGGATTATGTAGCTTGTCATAATCAAGCATATGTTGATCAATATGAGATTCTTAAGGGACTTAAAAAAGGTGGTACTTTTGTACTTAACTGTAAATGGAATGATGAAGAAGTAGAAAAAAATCTTCCTTCAAATCTTAAGAATTATATTGCTAAAAACGAAATTAAAATGTACACAATTGATGCAACTAAGATTGCTGTTGAAATTGGACTTGGAAATAGAATTAATATGATAATGCAAGCTGCATTCTTCAATTTAGCAGATGTTATTCCAGTAGAAGACGCTGTTAAATATCTTAAAGAAGCAATTGCAAAAACTTATGGTAAAAAAGGTCAAAATATTGTTGATATGAATCATAAAGCGGTTGATCTTGGACTTACTGCAGTTAAAGAATTTAAAGTTCCTTCTTCATGGGCTACTGCTATGGATGCACCTAAAGAAGAAAACAAAAAAGAAAGACCAGATTTTATTAAGAATATATTAGAACCAATTAATAGACAAGAGGGAGATTTACTTCCAGTTTCAACTTTTAAAGATATTGAAGATGGTACATTTGAAAATGGATCAGCTGCTTATGAAAAAAGAGGAATTGCAGTAAATGTACCTGAGTGGTTAGTTGACAACTGTATTCAGTGTAATCAATGTTCGTTCGTATGTCCACATGCTGCAATTAGACCATTCCTTTTAACTGAAGAAGAAGTTAAAAATGCACCAGAGGGATTTGAAGTTAAAAAGGCAATGGGTAAAGGACTTGAAGGATTATCGTATAAAATTCAAGTTTCAACACTAGACTGTACAGGTTGTGGTAACTGTGTTGATATTTGTCCTTCAAAAAATAAAGCTATCGTTATGAAACCGCTTGATACACAGGTTGCAAAAGAAGTATCAAACTGGGATTATGCAGTATCACTTCCAGTTAAAGATGATAAAATGCCTTTAACAACTGTAAAAGGTTCACAATTTGCACAACCGTTATTTGAGTTCTCAGGAGCTTGTGCAGGTTGTGGAGAAACTCCTTATATGAAAGCTGTTACACAATTATATGGTGATAGAATGATTATAGCTAATGCTACAGGTTGTTCTTCAATTTGGGGAGCATCAGCACCTACTACACCTTATACTAAAAATCAACATGGAAATGGACCAGCATGGGCAAACTCATTATTTGAAGATAATGCTGAGTATGGTTATGGTATGGCTATTGCAGTAAAAGCAAAAGTTAAAGCTTTAAAATCGCATATTGAATCATTACTTACATTTGGAGTTTGTGAAGAGTCAAAAACTGCTTTTGAAGCATGGTTAAACGCTAAGACTGCTGAGGAATCAAAAGCTTCTAGTATTGAAGTACTTAGAATATTAGATTCTGTAAAAGTAGATAGTGATGATGCTAAAAAAGATTTAGAGTTTATTAATAATAATAAAGATTATTTAATTAAAAAGTCAATGTGGATTATTGGCGGTGACGGATGGGCTTATGACATCGGTTATGGTGGACTTGACCATGTTCTTGCATCAGGTGAGAATGTAAATGTACTTGTATTTGATACAGAGGTTTATTCAAATACTGGTGGACAAGCATCTAAAGCTACACCTACTGCAGCAGTTGCTAAATTTGCAGCTTCTGGAATGAAAGTTAAAAAGAAAGACCTTGGAATGATTAGTGCAACTTATGGTTATGTTTATGTTGCTCAAGTTGCAATGGGAGCAGATAAAAATCAATTCATGAAAGTTCTTAAAGAAGCAGAAAGTTATGATGGACCATCATTAATTATTGCTTATGCTCCATGTATTGCTCATGGAATTAAAGCTGGTATGGGTAAAACAATTGAAAGAGAAAAACTTGCTGTACAAGCAGGATACTGGCATTTATGGAGATTTGACCCAAGACTTAAAGAAGCTGGACAAAATCCATTTATCTTAGATTCAAAAGAGCCAACACTTGATTTTAAAGATCATTTAGTTGGAGAGGTAAGATATGCAACACTTCAAAATCAATTCCCAGAAGAAGCAAAAATATTATTTGCTAAAGCTGAAAAAGAAGCAAAAGAAAGATATGACGGCTATGTAAGAATGGCAGAAATGAAGTATTAG